Below is a window of Brassica napus cultivar Da-Ae chromosome A5, Da-Ae, whole genome shotgun sequence DNA.
TATCCAAGTTAttcaatctaatttttttatttatttttcgtttTGTAATATGAGAAAAACTGCCTAGAGACAGAGAAGCTATCTCATTTGAAAGATAAGTAACTTCCACAAGGTAAATGTCATATTAGACTATTAGTTGCAGCCTACGACGGATATGATGTGGAAAGCCGAAAGTTACTACAAGAAAACTTTCGGTTCTATTTCAAATATTTGTGAATGTGAGGGATGATAATGTTAAATCTGGAAGTAGATAGAAGAAGAGAGGTGAAAAGATGGAGAGTGGTTTGAAAGGACCCCACGTGTCCTCTGCTGTCTGATTTTTGTTTGAGTTAATAAAAAAGTTCAGTCGCACGCGTGCGTGCACAGCGCGTGTGCTTAACcttgttttctaaaattttccttttgtttattatttgaaaCCTTCCAAAAACGATGTCAGCGGGTCCCACCTTAGCAAGACGTGACAGGTTATCAACCGTTGGTAAGGCTCAATGTGATCTAAATGAACGGTTTTGATATAAGGGTCAACAAGCTATCTAATTAGCCATTTGACCAGTAAACAAAACCCAATTAGACGATGATGCTTACTTgcctattttaattattgaacaaaaacaaataattttagttttccaagTTTGACTGAGATGTCGCTTTAATCGATGGCCCTCTTTACTGGAAATCTAGGCTTTGCTTTGATTTTACAACTTTGCCTCCTCCTTATCAGTTTCTGTATTAATTTAGGAATGAATGAAAATTtcatttgaaattataaaataaatggtCCATGTCGTCAGTGTTAGATTGATTCAAAACAGACTTTAgaacgaagaaaaaaaaaacattatttgtgATGTATATGATGCATCAATTgccatatatgtaaataaatgtattttagcTTAGTGACAATCTTTTTGGAGTTTGATGTATATTCACATCAAttatgaatttaattttttataggAACTAAATTATCATCACTTGGTTAGGCGGGACTTTGAATTTAAATTCGGTCCAAGTGGTTTACATAGTTGATTGTAACAGATGATTGGTTCATTCCTAACATTAGTCGAGAGGTATTCCAAACTCGGATCAGACAGTATGATAACCAGTCCACTCTGTAGCATTAAGTGTATTTCTTCTGATACCGACCAGATCATCCGatagaatttataaaagaaattgtATTTTAGAATCCAACATTTTCTAggtaataatatatttacatataatttatatatgaattttgatatttttagctGCCCTTTGAGTGGaatgtatatttgttttgtaaaaataaaaagaaatataatataGTATATGATAAATGTGACGAGGTtataaagaagaaaacaaaaagtgaAGGGGGCAAAAGGTGAATAgtataaaaaaagtaaagaaagaaaattcCAAAATAGTTAGCTGAGGAATTGAATTAAGATTAAGTAAATTAATTACAAATCTTTGTATATCTGTTTTGGTTTGAACTTTGACCACTGCCTCATCTGGGTCCcacctatctctctctctctaatatcTCTCACTTTCCTAAACAGACCATTCCTCTCATGAGTTTCCTTTCTTTCTCTGAAATTTCCGATTTCATTTTCACTCTTCTTTGaatctccatctctctctctctgcctcATCGCAGTTTCACCTTCGTCTCCTAAGAGTTGTATTGGCTTCTTGTTCCTCCCAGGTTTGAACAAAGAACTCTCATCTATACGTTTGATTTGTTTCTAGAtcgaatttgttttttttttaatttctttctttCGGATAACAAACTTTAACATGAACAGATTGTGATTTATTTCAGTGAAAAAAAACTCTGATCTAACGAATTAACTCTGTTTAAAAGTAGAAAATAAATATCTGAATTGAGTTTTTAGCCAATGATATAATTTTCCTGGATTTATTGTTTCTTGTCTTTACCGGGGGGATTAATCTAATGTACATGTTGTCTAATAAACATATCGAAAACGTGTCTTAAGATTCCAAATATTGCATCTTTAACAATATTTGTAGCtgttttattgataaaaattagggCTTATATAAGGAACCATCATATGCTTTCTTAAACCACGAGATCTAATCCATTTCTACGAAAGTTTGAGCTCATTGTTTTCTCTTGAGTCAAGTTCTGTGTCCATCGATCTAACACATGCATGAACGGATCTGTTTATTATGCCTATATGTTTGTCTCTGTTGCTAAAAAaagtttgtgtgtgttttaatcATTTTCAGATGAATTTGTGAGTCTAGGCTTCAGTTACTGCATCATCCATCGAGCTTTATGTATAAAAGAACCACTGTGTTGTTCATAGAATCAAAGTGGTAACTTCACAAAAacagaattgaaaaaaaaaagatggtgtTAGGATGTTTCCCTTTGAAAAGCAAGAAGAAACGTGGCGGCTCGGTTTCTATGAAGAGGTTAGATCTTGAAGAAAGCAAGCCTATTGCTTTACCAGAGCCACCTAAACCTCCAAGCCGTAATCTACAATCAGCTCCTCCTAGCTTCAGAACTAGAGTGAAGCCAGTTCACTCCAGCAACGGAGAGATGACAAGCAGGGCGAGAGTGATGTCTGCTCCTTCAAGCATCCACGGTACAGCGGAGCGTGATTTACTCGCAGGAGTTTACCACGAGGAGCAAGACGAACAACAACCTAAAGATCCACGCAGCTCTACCAAAGAGCCTACCCCACAACCACAACCACTTCCACTACCGTCTCCAAGAACCGGCTCTTCGCTAAAGAACTGGGGGAGCTTTAAATCGTTTAACGGAAGCAGCGGGAGGTTATCTTCATCAGCAGTATCCGGACCTCTCCCTTTGCCACCAAGCGGCTCCGTTAGAAGCTTCTCGTATGACGAAGTAGTCTCCGCTTGTAGCGCGTTTGCTACGGACCGTTGCGTCTCCGAAGGTCTTTCGTCTGTTATGTACATGGCTTCGTTTGGCGACGAGGCGGCTTCGACTACAAACTTAAAGAAGGTCGAAGCAACTGTTGTCCGCCTTCACGTTGTGACTCaggtaaaaataaaacattcgtTGTTATGTTTaccttttgtgtgttttgtgtTCTTACTATTTATTTGTTATGCTACAGAGTATTAGGGAGTTTACTAATGAAGTGAACACCTTGGCGTCGCTGCAACACCAGAATCTATGTAAGCTGGTGGGCTATCACGCACGCGATGGATCTGACACGAGGATGCTGGTGTACGAGAGGCTTGCTCTTGGAAGCTTGGACCGTTTGTTACACGGGAGATCAGATGGTCCTCCGCTTGATTGGAACACTAGAATGAAGATCGCTCTATGCGCAGCTCAGGGGCTAACCTTCTTACACGAAGAAGGCCCGTTTCAGGTACACACGACACAACAAAACCACGTCAACATCGTGAAACCTAGTAGTTACTTGTGCCCATGGTTCTAAAAATAAGTTAGGGGTGGCAACTCAATCCTgtctgaaacttttttttttaaatccgatTTATTTAACAGCAAATTGGTTAAAATGGTTAAAACAGTGCTAGACTGGTTAAATCGATCTAAATTCATCTAAAGCTGCTAAATTAAGCAGTAAAATTAGTACAAAACcacaaatttgtttaatattttttgtttagtatatctaattttgataatttatcaaaataattttataattaaactcaaaacctaaaatatcttataaatatgtaaaatatataaaaaataaatcgatAATTCATTAAGCTCCTAATAATTTGTCTAGTTGTTAGTCCTTTATAACTAgagatttcttgaacatttctTGTGTGTACTGATCATTTTTGTCTTGTGTTGAACAGGCAATGTACAATGAATTTTCAACGGCTAACATCCAAGTGGACAAAGATTTCAGCGCGAAGCTATCCGGATACGGCTGCGTAGGCCACGCGCCAGAGACAGAGACCTCAAACAGCTCAGCACTCGCGAATCTCTCGGTGGAGACGCTAGAGAGAGGAGTCTTAACACCGAAGAGCAACGTGTGGAGCTACGGAATAGTTCTCCTCGAGATGCTAACAGGGCGCAAAAACATGGACGGCTCTTACCCTAAAGAAGAGAGAAACTTAGTGAAATGGAGCAGAGCTTTTCTAGCCGACGACTGCAGACTCTCTCTCATAATGGACCCTCAGCTCAAAGGCCGGTTCCCCGCGAAAGCCGCGAGGAGCATAGCGGATATAGCGCAGAGGTGTTTGCAGGCGGAGCCGTCAGAGCGTCCGACGATGAGGAACATCGTGGATCAGCTCAAGATCATACAGGACATGAAGTACTCGTGCAGGTTCCCGTTGCGAGAACCCGCGCCGGCCGCGGTGAGGAAGCATATGGGGAGATCGAGCAGTTTAAACACGATTGTTTGGACTCCTGGGGTGGTAGGGGCTGCGCCGAGGTCGAGCTTCTCGCCGTCGCCTCCGGCGAGACGGCCGTCTGTTTCGCCTACTAGGGGACGGGGGTTGGCGTTCCCGCCGGTGTTTCCGGCAAGAGTGTGTTCGTCGTTGGAGGAGATGAGTAGGGAGGAAGTGAGGAGATTGTCTTCGGTCAGTGGTAGGAGAA
It encodes the following:
- the LOC106452837 gene encoding probable serine/threonine-protein kinase PBL1 is translated as MVLGCFPLKSKKKRGGSVSMKRLDLEESKPIALPEPPKPPSRNLQSAPPSFRTRVKPVHSSNGEMTSRARVMSAPSSIHGTAERDLLAGVYHEEQDEQQPKDPRSSTKEPTPQPQPLPLPSPRTGSSLKNWGSFKSFNGSSGRLSSSAVSGPLPLPPSGSVRSFSYDEVVSACSAFATDRCVSEGLSSVMYMASFGDEAASTTNLKKVEATVVRLHVVTQSIREFTNEVNTLASLQHQNLCKLVGYHARDGSDTRMLVYERLALGSLDRLLHGRSDGPPLDWNTRMKIALCAAQGLTFLHEEGPFQAMYNEFSTANIQVDKDFSAKLSGYGCVGHAPETETSNSSALANLSVETLERGVLTPKSNVWSYGIVLLEMLTGRKNMDGSYPKEERNLVKWSRAFLADDCRLSLIMDPQLKGRFPAKAARSIADIAQRCLQAEPSERPTMRNIVDQLKIIQDMKYSCRFPLREPAPAAVRKHMGRSSSLNTIVWTPGVVGAAPRSSFSPSPPARRPSVSPTRGRGLAFPPVFPARVCSSLEEMSREEVRRLSSVSGRRTSLEGF